In Elusimicrobiaceae bacterium, one DNA window encodes the following:
- a CDS encoding exodeoxyribonuclease III — MKKLLSWNVNGIRAAEKKGFASWLASERPYLLGVQETKARPEQLSCALLDPPGYFTYWSAAEKAGYSGTAVFAAQKPESVRYGFGVREFDREGRTILLEYPDFYFLNIYFPNGGADLKRLDYKLAFYAEFLGFAGKLKKSGKTVIVCGDVNTAHRDIDLARPRQNETHTGFLPQERAWLDRFTLEFADTFRLFHREGGHYSWWDLKTGARARNTGWRLDYFYVDRESAARVEDAYIMPEVTGSDHCPVALILK; from the coding sequence ATGAAAAAACTCTTGTCGTGGAATGTTAACGGGATCCGCGCGGCGGAGAAAAAAGGGTTCGCAAGCTGGCTGGCGTCGGAGCGGCCGTATCTGCTGGGTGTGCAGGAAACCAAGGCGCGCCCGGAGCAGCTGTCCTGCGCGCTGCTTGACCCGCCGGGCTACTTCACCTACTGGTCCGCCGCCGAAAAGGCCGGGTACAGCGGCACTGCGGTGTTTGCGGCCCAAAAACCAGAGTCCGTGAGGTACGGGTTCGGCGTGCGGGAGTTTGATCGCGAAGGGCGCACAATATTGCTGGAGTATCCTGATTTTTATTTCCTTAATATATATTTCCCGAACGGCGGGGCGGACCTTAAACGGCTGGACTACAAACTGGCTTTTTACGCGGAATTTCTGGGGTTTGCCGGGAAACTTAAAAAATCCGGCAAGACGGTTATCGTTTGCGGCGACGTCAACACCGCGCACCGTGACATAGACCTTGCCCGGCCGCGGCAGAACGAAACCCATACCGGGTTCCTGCCGCAGGAACGCGCCTGGCTCGACAGGTTCACGCTCGAATTTGCCGACACCTTCCGCCTTTTTCACCGCGAGGGCGGACACTACAGCTGGTGGGACCTTAAAACCGGCGCCCGCGCCCGCAATACAGGCTGGCGGCTGGATTATTTTTATGTTGACCGGGAGTCCGCGGCGCGCGTTGAAGATGCGTATATAATGCCGGAGGTCACGGGTTCGGACCACTGTCCCGTGGCGTTAATCCTGAAATAG
- the gpmA gene encoding 2,3-diphosphoglycerate-dependent phosphoglycerate mutase, whose amino-acid sequence MLKLVLLRHGESQWNLENRFTGWTDVDLSPNGLEEARRAGELLKANGFEFDAAWTSVLKRAVRTLWIALDVMDLMWVPVQHSWRLNERHYGELQGLNKAETAARFGAEQVRLWRRSFGVRPPLLRADDARNPVNSRCYQGVPGGELPLGESLKDTIDRFMPLWRDCIAPRVAHGERALIVAHGNTLRALVKQLDGISDADIAGLEIPTGSPLVYELDYALKPVRHYYLK is encoded by the coding sequence ATGCTGAAACTCGTGCTGCTGCGGCACGGCGAGAGCCAGTGGAACCTTGAAAACAGGTTCACCGGCTGGACCGACGTTGATCTTTCTCCGAACGGGCTTGAAGAAGCCAGACGCGCCGGCGAACTGCTCAAGGCGAACGGGTTTGAGTTTGACGCGGCGTGGACTTCCGTTTTGAAACGCGCCGTCCGCACATTATGGATCGCGCTTGACGTGATGGACCTGATGTGGGTGCCGGTGCAGCATTCCTGGCGGCTTAACGAGCGGCATTACGGCGAACTGCAGGGTCTGAACAAGGCCGAAACCGCCGCCCGGTTCGGAGCGGAGCAGGTACGCCTGTGGCGGCGCAGTTTCGGGGTGCGCCCGCCGCTGCTGCGAGCCGATGACGCGCGCAACCCGGTTAACAGCCGGTGCTATCAGGGCGTGCCGGGCGGGGAACTGCCGCTCGGTGAATCGCTCAAAGACACTATTGACCGGTTCATGCCGCTATGGCGCGATTGTATCGCGCCGCGCGTGGCGCATGGCGAACGCGCCCTGATCGTTGCGCACGGCAACACCCTGCGCGCGCTGGTCAAGCAGCTTGACGGAATAAGCGACGCCGATATCGCCGGCCTGGAAATCCCGACCGGCTCGCCGCTCGTGTACGAACTTGATTATGCGTTAAAGCCGGTCAGGCATTACTATCTGAAATGA
- a CDS encoding PfkB family carbohydrate kinase translates to MTVLKKAGPGEADCFFVGLNVVDVLAVTDRPLEDDRKIPARRIIVDGGGPSGNSACACARAGARAALVSVIGQDEWTGFSLGSLVSFGVDHSLVRVRQDFKTPVSLIIVNAATAGRTILWNSHGINEIDLRLSGPETRRILAAPLVQFDGHLMTLALSLATRIRASGGAVCYDCGSPRPGWEELAAQTDYFIASHAFARQLGRPLAPLVLELRARFGFHVAVTAGGQGYYYFNELTGAAEFVPQRKFEAVDTTGCGDAFHGAFAAAISRGGDFRAALDFAQEFAGRKAQGCGGRAALPDLKFQQAWKGEPC, encoded by the coding sequence ATGACCGTTTTAAAAAAAGCCGGGCCGGGCGAAGCGGACTGTTTTTTCGTGGGGCTTAATGTGGTTGATGTGCTGGCCGTCACGGACCGGCCGCTTGAGGATGACCGCAAAATTCCTGCCCGGCGGATAATAGTGGACGGGGGCGGCCCCTCCGGCAACTCGGCCTGCGCGTGCGCGCGTGCGGGCGCGCGGGCGGCGCTGGTTTCCGTGATCGGGCAAGACGAATGGACCGGGTTTTCGCTCGGCTCGCTTGTCTCGTTCGGGGTGGATCATTCGCTGGTGCGCGTCCGGCAGGATTTCAAAACGCCGGTTTCCCTGATTATCGTAAACGCCGCCACAGCCGGCCGGACTATCCTGTGGAACTCGCACGGAATTAACGAAATTGATTTGCGGCTGTCCGGGCCGGAAACCCGGCGCATCCTGGCCGCTCCGCTCGTTCAGTTCGACGGGCACCTGATGACGCTTGCTCTTTCGCTCGCCACGCGCATCCGCGCGAGCGGCGGAGCGGTGTGCTACGACTGCGGCTCGCCCAGGCCCGGCTGGGAGGAGCTGGCCGCGCAGACCGATTATTTTATCGCCTCGCACGCGTTCGCGCGCCAGCTGGGCAGGCCGCTCGCGCCGCTCGTGCTGGAACTCAGGGCCCGGTTCGGATTTCATGTGGCTGTTACAGCCGGCGGACAAGGCTATTATTATTTCAACGAGCTGACCGGCGCGGCCGAGTTTGTGCCGCAGCGGAAGTTTGAAGCCGTTGACACCACCGGCTGCGGCGACGCTTTTCACGGGGCGTTCGCGGCCGCTATTTCGCGAGGCGGAGATTTCCGTGCCGCGCTTGATTTCGCGCAGGAGTTCGCCGGCCGCAAAGCGCAGGGCTGCGGCGGACGCGCGGCTTTGCCGGATTTGAAATTTCAACAGGCTTGGAAGGGGGAACCATGCTGA
- a CDS encoding transposase, with the protein MYKARDDKTPPLFPELFPLGGALSPENRWARLAALVNWDEIDAVYRKYFSFIGRPARDSRMVAGIFMVALLEQVSDERATVMFNENPYIQKFCGLGSFATGSAAADGKLLYRARKRLGPETFGKFEREIIRMLTAHEDLGSRFELFKKKNRLRGWRGKLAGRLRALAAKLETK; encoded by the coding sequence ATGTATAAAGCCAGAGATGACAAAACGCCGCCACTGTTCCCGGAGCTGTTTCCTCTGGGCGGCGCGCTCAGTCCGGAAAACCGCTGGGCGCGGCTGGCCGCGCTTGTCAACTGGGACGAAATAGACGCGGTGTACCGCAAATATTTCAGTTTTATCGGCCGCCCGGCGCGTGACAGCAGGATGGTGGCCGGTATTTTCATGGTCGCGCTGCTGGAGCAGGTTTCCGACGAGCGGGCGACCGTCATGTTCAACGAAAACCCCTATATCCAGAAATTCTGCGGTCTGGGCAGTTTCGCCACCGGGTCCGCCGCGGCGGACGGCAAATTGCTTTACCGCGCCCGCAAGCGGCTGGGGCCGGAAACTTTCGGCAAATTCGAGCGGGAAATCATCAGAATGCTGACGGCTCATGAGGACCTGGGTTCCCGGTTTGAGCTTTTTAAAAAGAAAAACCGTCTGCGCGGCTGGCGCGGAAAGCTGGCGGGACGGCTGCGCGCTCTGGCGGCGAAACTGGAAACGAAATGA
- the metK gene encoding methionine adenosyltransferase, whose product MIKKGTCFITSESVTEGHPDKVCDNISDAILDAILTQDKTARVACETYITRGMVVVGGEITTRGWIDADAITRNAIREIGYTHSKYGFNHETCAVINVIGKQSPDISQGVDVGGAGDQGLMVGFACDETKEFMPLAITLAHELAMRLAEVRKKGVLPYIGPDGKSQVTIEYHDGKPVRLETVVLSTQHTEEILDRSGHHITEKARREIIEHVIMPVVGKWLDRKTNIYVNPTGKFVVGGPQSDTGMTGRKIIVDTYGGRTPHGGGAFSGKDPTKVDRSAAYMARYIAKNIVAAGLAQECTIQLAYAIGVAEPVGLYIDTDGTGTVDDEALAKAVRRVFRLTPKGIIETLKLRNPIYRRTAAYGHFGRCCFPWEKTDKTSAIRAAALGKPAKKR is encoded by the coding sequence ATGATAAAGAAAGGCACCTGTTTCATCACCTCCGAATCGGTCACGGAAGGACACCCGGACAAGGTATGCGATAATATTTCCGACGCGATTCTGGACGCAATTTTAACGCAGGATAAAACCGCCCGTGTAGCCTGCGAAACCTATATCACGCGCGGCATGGTGGTGGTAGGCGGCGAAATAACCACCCGCGGCTGGATTGACGCCGACGCTATCACCCGCAACGCCATCAGGGAAATCGGCTACACCCACTCCAAATACGGCTTTAATCACGAAACCTGCGCGGTGATAAACGTGATAGGCAAGCAGTCGCCCGACATCAGTCAGGGCGTGGACGTTGGCGGCGCAGGAGATCAGGGCCTGATGGTCGGGTTCGCCTGCGACGAAACGAAAGAGTTCATGCCGCTTGCTATCACGCTCGCGCACGAACTGGCCATGCGGCTGGCCGAGGTGCGGAAAAAAGGCGTTCTTCCCTATATCGGGCCGGACGGCAAAAGCCAGGTCACGATAGAATATCATGACGGCAAACCGGTCCGCCTTGAAACCGTAGTGCTTTCCACCCAGCACACCGAGGAGATTCTGGACAGGAGCGGACATCATATAACCGAAAAAGCGCGCAGGGAAATCATCGAACACGTCATCATGCCTGTCGTAGGCAAATGGCTGGACAGGAAAACCAACATTTATGTCAATCCCACCGGCAAGTTCGTGGTGGGCGGGCCCCAGTCCGACACCGGAATGACCGGCCGCAAAATAATCGTGGATACTTACGGCGGGCGCACTCCGCACGGCGGAGGCGCTTTCTCCGGCAAGGATCCCACAAAAGTGGACCGCTCGGCGGCCTATATGGCCCGCTACATCGCCAAAAACATCGTGGCCGCGGGCCTGGCGCAGGAATGCACCATTCAGCTCGCCTACGCGATCGGCGTGGCTGAACCGGTTGGCCTTTATATAGACACTGACGGCACCGGCACGGTGGACGATGAAGCGCTCGCCAAGGCGGTGCGCCGCGTTTTCAGGCTCACCCCTAAAGGGATAATCGAGACTCTCAAACTGCGCAATCCCATCTACCGCCGCACCGCCGCGTACGGACATTTCGGACGGTGCTGCTTCCCCTGGGAAAAAACCGACAAGACTTCCGCGATCCGCGCGGCCGCGCTGGGGAAACCGGCCAAAAAACGATAA
- a CDS encoding acyltransferase, producing MQVRTKSTLAMQKTLDNSDMITDKTIPGLDGLRAVAVLAVIAYHLAVFRPGWAGVTLFFCISGFLITGILLDTKTEPRYFRNFYIRRALRIMPVYYLALAASLMLLGSPRGLKDIWAYAIYLQNHIIAGRGWLARAPDYLNHTWSLAVEEQFYLLWPAAVLLCGRRTLVWLCATLACTAPLVRLSFFYEYGNVYMAYASLPSNMDALCLGALLAALARSGLDMRALSARALAAAAVLSAMFLACWRLYGPAHTDYRVFSQLANPAGLILPSALALVFTLLVWGVAYGKGIHVKLLSAKPLAGIGAVSYGLYLYHHICMQAMAALKPSTRAGFCAGTLLLTFAVTLASWFFIEKPLLKLKNKFAPRPPGPAGIEADAAIPVIRPCHYHLFNGKKMVKRVKSVNRAAAEHRDDRRPDLPLKHAAVGQPHKTRAANQRFYLGGDIGKTGRRGEYYAVRRAHLPKKKIKRICGNRALSVFIRRAFEQAAQPRRFSPASCISSVSMPSFPARRTRA from the coding sequence ATGCAGGTGCGGACAAAATCAACACTCGCCATGCAGAAAACGCTCGATAACAGCGACATGATCACCGACAAAACCATCCCCGGTCTTGACGGCCTGCGCGCAGTCGCCGTGCTGGCGGTTATCGCCTATCACCTGGCCGTGTTCCGGCCGGGCTGGGCCGGCGTGACGCTGTTCTTCTGCATTTCCGGCTTCCTGATCACCGGCATACTGCTCGACACGAAAACCGAACCGCGCTATTTCCGCAATTTCTATATCCGCCGTGCGCTGCGCATAATGCCTGTCTATTATCTGGCGCTGGCCGCATCGTTAATGCTGCTGGGCTCACCGCGCGGACTCAAAGACATCTGGGCTTACGCGATTTATCTGCAAAACCACATCATAGCCGGGCGCGGCTGGCTGGCTCGCGCGCCGGATTACCTAAATCACACCTGGTCGCTGGCGGTTGAAGAACAGTTCTATCTGCTGTGGCCCGCCGCGGTGCTGCTGTGCGGCCGCCGCACGCTGGTCTGGTTATGCGCGACGCTTGCCTGTACCGCGCCGCTCGTCCGGCTCAGTTTTTTTTATGAATATGGGAATGTTTACATGGCCTACGCGTCGCTGCCGTCGAATATGGACGCGCTGTGCCTGGGCGCGCTGCTTGCCGCGCTGGCGCGTTCCGGGCTGGACATGCGCGCCCTTTCGGCTCGCGCGCTGGCGGCCGCGGCCGTTCTGTCCGCCATGTTTCTGGCCTGCTGGCGCCTGTACGGGCCGGCGCACACGGATTACAGGGTTTTTTCACAGCTGGCAAACCCGGCGGGCCTGATTCTTCCGTCTGCGCTGGCACTGGTTTTCACGCTGCTGGTCTGGGGAGTGGCTTATGGCAAAGGCATTCATGTAAAACTGCTTTCGGCAAAACCGCTGGCCGGAATCGGCGCGGTCAGCTACGGGCTGTATCTGTACCACCATATCTGCATGCAGGCGATGGCCGCGCTCAAGCCTTCCACCCGCGCCGGTTTTTGCGCGGGCACGCTGCTGCTTACCTTCGCCGTAACGCTCGCGTCCTGGTTTTTTATCGAAAAACCGCTGCTGAAGCTGAAAAACAAATTCGCACCGCGCCCGCCCGGCCCCGCCGGGATTGAGGCCGATGCCGCTATTCCAGTAATCCGACCCTGCCACTATCATCTGTTCAATGGTAAAAAAATGGTTAAGCGAGTCAAAAGCGTGAATCGCGCCGCCGCGGAGCACCGCGACGACCGTCGCCCCGACCTTCCGCTTAAACATGCCGCCGTTGGCCAGCCCCACAAAACCCGCGCGGCCAATCAGCGCTTTTATCTGGGCGGTGATATCGGCAAAACAGGCCGGCGAGGCGAGTATTATGCCGTCCGCCGCGCGCATCTTCCCAAGAAAAAGATTAAGCGAATCTGCGGTAATCGCGCACTGTCCGTTTTTATTCGCCGTGCATTTGAACAGGCCGCACAGCCACGCAGGTTTTCTCCGGCAAGCTGTATCAGCTCCGTTTCAATGCCCTCTTTTCCAGCTCGGCGAACACGCGCCTGA